In the genome of Dromiciops gliroides isolate mDroGli1 chromosome 1, mDroGli1.pri, whole genome shotgun sequence, the window ACAGAAGTACCTAATGCATTTGAGACAGAAGTaaagttggggggggagggggggaaacagCAACTGCTTTCCTGATCTGCAACTTGGCAGGACACTAAAATGTCTGTGGACATGAATAGCCAGGGATCTGACAGCAATGAAGAGGACTATGACCCAAATTGTGAGGAGGAAGacgaggaagaggatgaggaccCTGGGGATATAGAGGATTATTATGAGGGGGTAGCAAATGATGTCGAACAACAGGGAGCAGATGCCTTTGATCCAGAAGAATACCAGTTTACCTGCCTAACTTACAAGGAGTCAGAGGGCACCCTGAACGAGCACATGGCCAATTTGGCCACTATGTTAAAGGTGTCTCATTCAGTGGCTAAACTTGTATTAGTTAATTTCCACTGGCAAATCTCAGAGATACTGGAAAGACACAAGTCCAATTCTGCTCAGCTGTTAGTTGAGGCCCGAGTTCAGCCCAGTCCATCGAAACATGTAATGGTACATTCCTCCCATCACTGTGCAGTGTGCATGCAGTTTGTTCGAAAGGAAAATTTACTCTCTTTGGCTTGTCAGCACCAGTTTTGCCGAAGCTGTTGGGAGCAGCATTGTACAGTGCTGGTGAAAGACGGTGTAGGAGTTGGGGTCTCCTGTATGGCTCAGGACTGCCTTCTCAGAACACCAGAGGATTTTGTGTTTCCTTTGCTGCCTAGTGAGGAGTTGAAAGACAAATACAGGCGCTACCTCTTCAGGGACTACGTGGAGAGCCATTATCAGCTCCAGCTATGTCCTGGTGCAGACTGCCCCATGGTTATCCAGGTACAGGAGCCTCGAGCTCGACGAGTGCAGTGCAATCGATGCAACGAGGTGTTCTGTTTCAAGTGTCGTCAGATGTATCATGCCCCTACAGACTGCGCCACAATCCGGAAATGGCTCACAAAGTGTGCAGACGACTCAGAAACGGCAAACTACATTAGTGCTCACACTAAAGATTGTCCCAAGTGCAATATCTGTATTGAGAAGAATGGAGGCTGCAATCACATGCAATGTTCTAAGTGTAAACATGATTTCTGCTGGATGTGTCTAGGAGACTGGAAGACCCATGGCAGCGAGTACTACGAGTGCAGTCGGTACAAAGAAAATCCTGATATTGTAAACCAGAGTCAGCAGGCCCAGGCGAGGGAGGCCCTTAAGAAGTACTTGTTCTACTTTGAGAGGTGGGAAAATCATAATAAGAGCTTACAGCTAGAGGCACAGACATATCAACGAATTCATGAGAAGATCCAGGAAAGAGTAATGAACAATCTGGGGACTTGGATCGACTGGCAATACCTGCAGAATGCTGCTAAGCTCCTAGCCAAGTGTCGATATACGCTGCAATACACGTATCCATATGCATACTACATGGAGTCTGGACCGAGGAAGAAGCTGTTTGAGTATCAGCAGGCCCAGCTCGAGGCAGAAATTGAGAACCTGTCATGGAAGGTGGAGCGAGCAGATAGCTATGACAGAGGGGACTTGGAGAATCAGATGCACATAGCTGAGCAGCGGAGGAGAACGCTGCTGAAGGATTTTCATGACACATAAGTCAGGTCACAGGAGGATACGGGGTGAGAGGGAAGAGAGCATTGAGAAAACAAGGCATCCAGCAGCATCATTGCATGGAACGGGCACTGCCACTGGAGAGCACAGACCAAGAACAACGCCCCAGCCCCTCACAGCTCTCccattttagtcactttcagCTTTCTTCTCATCTTTCCGCTTTTGTTTGTGCCAGGGTAGAGGCCATATTGAATTGGCATCCTTATGGGACTTTGTAAATTTCCCCTGGATTgttgttgggagggagggaaagtttTTCTGAATGGCTGTTAATAGTATTAGATCATTACAACTTCTGTAATTTTTAAAGGTTGTAAAattatacaaaacaaaacaaacaaaaaaaccctagaatAACACagaacccttttaaaaaaataataaattggcattggagtgttaaaaaaaaaaaaaaaaaaaaaaaaaaaaaaaaaaaacaaaacaaaaaaaaacaaaaaaaaaaaaaaaaaaagaaacagctgcCTGTGCTTCTACCAAGATGGAAAACAAATTcctctttcctggtttccttctccCAAaagactccaaaaaaa includes:
- the LOC122738806 gene encoding E3 ubiquitin-protein ligase ARIH2, whose product is MSVDMNSQGSDSNEEDYDPNCEEEDEEEDEDPGDIEDYYEGVANDVEQQGADAFDPEEYQFTCLTYKESEGTLNEHMANLATMLKVSHSVAKLVLVNFHWQISEILERHKSNSAQLLVEARVQPSPSKHVMVHSSHHCAVCMQFVRKENLLSLACQHQFCRSCWEQHCTVLVKDGVGVGVSCMAQDCLLRTPEDFVFPLLPSEELKDKYRRYLFRDYVESHYQLQLCPGADCPMVIQVQEPRARRVQCNRCNEVFCFKCRQMYHAPTDCATIRKWLTKCADDSETANYISAHTKDCPKCNICIEKNGGCNHMQCSKCKHDFCWMCLGDWKTHGSEYYECSRYKENPDIVNQSQQAQAREALKKYLFYFERWENHNKSLQLEAQTYQRIHEKIQERVMNNLGTWIDWQYLQNAAKLLAKCRYTLQYTYPYAYYMESGPRKKLFEYQQAQLEAEIENLSWKVERADSYDRGDLENQMHIAEQRRRTLLKDFHDT